The Pyrus communis chromosome 12, drPyrComm1.1, whole genome shotgun sequence genomic sequence TTAATATTACTGAGACTTAGCGATAAAATTCTACACCTACTAATAATGATATCAATGACGTTGGCGATCAGTCATATTGAGCCAAAACATTTGAGTTTTCCATGATGTAATCAAGTAATGATAAGTAATTTAGTATTGTATCAATCACAAGTAGTCGGGTGACGCATTCTCAAGTCCGCTCAAGAAGTCATCAAGTTGCCTCTAAagcttttcatatttttttaggaTTCATAACCTGCTTTCACCAAAGTGATGTTCATAACCTGCTTTTCAACAAAGTGATGTGAAAGACGTAATGAGACATATTAATAAGTATATCTTCCGGTTATATGCTAGAATCTCTTATAAAAAGTATCactgttttaacttttaagttCATCCCTTCTCTCAAAATGGCAaaatttgtgtgtttgtttagtACATGATCTGCTATTTCCACGTTGTGATCGTAATTATTTGTAATCATCCCCTAATCACGATGAAGTACTAATTAAATCCCCTCTGTTCTTGAACTTCTTTTGTGTAGTTGTATATGTTCATAAAACAATGGTGCATTTCCATATGAGGCTTGGAGTTGGATAGTCTTAAAATTCATGCACTGGATCAAAATGCAGCTTATTTGTCAAAAAGAAGTATATGTAAGCAAAATGATTGAAATTACAAAAGTGACTGTTTAAGCATATCACTTATTGATGGACTACAAGCGCATTCTTAGCAAACTCTAATTAAGCACTCCATGAAGCGGAACATATTTGAACACCATTCTCAGTAATTCCCCACATACCAAAACTCATAatactaaatatatatttattaacaACCACAAATTTACCAACACTCATAGAACTTGATATCCACCTTGAGCCTGAAGTAGACTTCACCTTCAAATGAATCCGTGTGTATGGTTGCAACTCCCCGGTGCATGAAAAAGTCCCCGGTGCCACCCACGACGGATATGTCCCTATATTTAATCAAAATGGGGTCGGCTCCGATGAAATTTATTGTGCCCTGGTAGTCTGTGCTGTTTAGATAAAATGAGAAGCCAAGCCAAGCAGTGAATGTGTTCTTTGTATCATACATGTACATCCCTTGTGCTCTGCCCACAGGCTTGGAGTGCAGATTGTTGTCGAGGGTAATGGGGTCATCGAAAACCGCTATGTTCCCGAAATGAAAATTCGGTGCCAAGATGGTTAGGTTGGATCCTTGAGGGGCTGCCACAATTGCAGATGTAGCATTGGCAGCATTTTTTCCATTGTAGATAATGTCATGGAAGAATAGCACCAAGTGCTTGCATGGTTTGTACTTGTCTTTGTGTTTTGGGAAGGCTGAAGATATAGCGAGGAACATGAAGAAGAATATTAGAACTGAGGAACTTCTTGCTTCCATTGTGGGATATGCAATGAAGACCAGATGCAAAGAGAGAAACAAAAAGGAGAGGAATACTTCAAGCTCAGTAAAATGAGCTTTTGTTATTGCTCTACTTGTGAGTTTGCAATCTGTCTCTGTCTTTTTATAAGCACTTGGAAGCTTCAAAACCTAAAAAGCTAAAAttaaagagaattgttattggcacttcaaatttcttattctacactccaaattttctatatctagaaagaaaaatacacttgtaaggagtgtagaatgagatttttgaaatgctaatatcATGttccaaattaaattaattaattatatatatatatatatacactgtTGTTTACTGTATGAATGGAGATGAGTATTCCAAGCTTCTGTTAATAGACTTTTCCTCTTATTGTCGGTTTGCTTGCCACCCACTACCAGTACTATGAccttataatataatataatgtaCATCACCAAGAAAATGACCCAAGTGTTTTTATATGCAGTGATTAAAGTCCCTAGTAATGTCACTTCTAGTACTAGGTAGAGAATACACGAAtggttatcttttttttttttcttcaggtaatgttaggtagatcaaatttgcaaatcaaatgatgtgttaccaataagaaataagcacgttaatcaacaattaaat encodes the following:
- the LOC137711626 gene encoding disease resistance response protein 206-like; this translates as MEARSSSVLIFFFMFLAISSAFPKHKDKYKPCKHLVLFFHDIIYNGKNAANATSAIVAAPQGSNLTILAPNFHFGNIAVFDDPITLDNNLHSKPVGRAQGMYMYDTKNTFTAWLGFSFYLNSTDYQGTINFIGADPILIKYRDISVVGGTGDFFMHRGVATIHTDSFEGEVYFRLKVDIKFYECW